TTTAAGCTAAAAATCCAACTCAGCTACTTGACATCAAACTGCACCTCctaatgtgtgtgttgcttttttttaaatacttttattttcccATCATAAACTACACACAGTTACTCAACTTTCTCTCTGCGCTGCTTCGCTCTTGCACATGGAGCTTTGTTTGGCGCGCGTTGATGACGTCACATACTTTGTTTACGTTCCCCGCGTTAAAGTGTTGAAAATCAActcttttgttgatgctttttaatcgatgttttttaactttttcttacgtttttatccctttttttcaatgtttgtcccttttttggaCGTTTAACGCTACGTgacactgacttattaactttatttttacagttattttgggattttatggtcaataaacctcatttataggaaattatacctaatgtttgagatagaaaagcagaaattaggaattattgagactaaaattaaaggaatggatgttgatgataatcacagactggaatatgtcaacttttactcaacactatttcaaaaacacttcactttgtttgtcaaatgctataaaattgaataagacccaaaattaatgaaagtagagatttgtacttggcaaagagcgttggaatcaatcatgttattttggggaattaaaaagaacattgatataggacaacgtatttattatttattattttatgaacTCAAACCCAAATAATTATCATGTTTAAGTAAtaaagtacagaggattaaagctgacaaaataatctaatatttaataaaataaataaaagaaatgaataTTACGGAGTCTCCCCGTTATTTAGTTAAAAgttcatatacacacatacacacatacatttacatatatatacatatatatacatacatacatacatacatacatacatacatacatatatatatgtaatatgtatatatatatatatatgaacttccgacatatataaataaagacatataAACATTCACATATCCTCGTATGAACAACCTTGGCACTGCAGACTTCTCCCAGTGACTCAGACACGTTAAATATCTCCAAACCCTGGAGTTGCTccggcatcgagtaatgctgctcattaactatgcccttgtacccgagctgcaccaatcacatcgctgtatccgatgtaggcggggccagaggcgagctgcaccaatcccATCGGTTTATCTGATCAAacgtctcgttttgtccacaactcaaagatattcagtctactgtcacagagagaagaaactagaagatattcacatttaacccttgtgttgtcctcgggtcaaatttgacccgtttttttttttaatttttaatatcaggaacttggctttctttcaacaatattgcctaaaaataacatggataacTGTTATTCAGGTAAAGATTTATGATTACTTTCAGTGAATTGAATTTTGGTTTTATTGAATTgtatggcatttaaaaaaaaaaaagtgaccaaagcctcggaaaaagtgacaaaaaaaaaaagagagagaccaTAAGTgctgagaaaaaaatgagaaattaaTTGTTTGTTGGGAAATGTCGTAAAAATTAGGTTTGTTGGctgtgaattttaaaaaaaaaattaaaaaagtgtagaacaaaacagcagaaacattaaaaaaaaagcacaaaaagatgacggtcgacgggaagacaacacaagggttattaaCGTGATGACATCAGACAATCGTaccttcttttttattaataaaaaaatgactcaaaccgattaaaTCGGTTTTGTCAAAttagttggcgattaatttaatagtcgACAACTTATCCACTTATATGTGCAGCTCTAATAAATACACATCTTATTAAAACGGAACCGCTTTCCCGTCTTTCCCCCGTCATCTCCAGCTCGGCCTGGACGACCTGTCATCCCGGCAACGGCCACCAGGGGGGGCGACGGGCGGGACGCGGCGAGGACTCGCCCCGACGCCCCGAGACCCCCCCAGCAATGAGGAAGACGAGGACAGGTTGAGGTCTGGCGGTCTGGAGGCGGCGGCAGCCCTCCGCTCCCTCAGAGAGCTCGACCGGGTGAGAGGCGAGGAGGTGACGACGCGGGGGGGGGAGGATTTGGAGGAGGAGTCTGAGCCGGGGCGTGGTGAGAGAGGTGGAGGATGGGGGGCGCGGGTCTGTCTGAAAAAAGAGGAGGCGGTGCTCCGGGCGAAGCCTCGGAGCGAGGAAGGTGACGTGCCGCCATCTTGGGAGAGCAGCCGCAGCGTGGAGCGGCAGGTCTTCTCCTCCGGCGGCGGTCTGGGTTGCACCGAGGGTCTTCTGATGGAGGGTTTCCTCTGCAGGTCCTGCTGGTTCTGGTCCCGGGCTGAAGCCTTCTGGTCCTGGGCTGAAACCCTCTGGTCCGTTGAGTCCTTGGCGTCCGGCGTCCTCTGGAAGCTGGAGCGGCGTGACGACGGAGCGGTCGACGGCCTCTCGACTCGACGGAGGGACGCAGAGTTGAGGCTGAAacagagttgttgttgttgttgttgttgttataggaattaaaacaaaaacaagctgaGAGCATTTTCACACccaaaccatagactgtaaatattaatggacagagaaTCCGGTTCGACGAAGTTCTGCAAATgaggaagtgccttaaacctgctttctatctggtctcctgcagggggggactccttaaacctgctttctatctggtctccagcagggggggactccttaaacctgctttctatctggtctccagcagggggggactccttaaacctgctttctatctggtctccagcaggggggactccttaaacctggtttctatctggtctcctgcagggggggactccttaaacctgctttctatctggtctcttgcagggggggactccttaaacctgctttctatctggtctccagcagggggggactccttaaacctgctttctatctgacctccagcagggggggactccttaaacctgctttctatctggtctccagcaggggggactccttaaacctgttttctatctggtctcctgcaggggggactccttaaacctgctttctatctggtctccagcaggggggactccttaaacctgctttctatctggtctccagcagggggagactccttaaacctgctttctatctggtctccagcagggggagactccttaaacctgctttctatctggtctcctgcagggggagactccttaaacctgctttctatctggtctccagcagggggagactccttaaacctgctttctatctggtctccagcagggggggactccttaaacctgctttctatctggtctccagcaggggggactccttaaacctggtttctatctggtctcctgcaggggggactccttaaacctgctttctatctggtctccagtagggggggactccttaaacctgctttctatctggtctccagcagggggagactccttaaacctgctttctagctggtctccagcagggggggactccttaaacctgctttctatctggtctccagcagggggagactccttaaacctgctttctatctggtctccagcagggggggactccttaaaccttgTCTGGTATttgagtcaaattgacccattttaaatttttacaagaagaaaaatggtccaagttccatgttttctacctgaaatcagcgtcctttccttatttcctgtgataaacatgtattcctgactcagaacattattctggatatgacacttatgttgtttccatagtggatttttaacatgaattataacattatgacaaaaaaaactaaccccacttccatttttaatagtgttctagtagagactgatgcattccctaaacatagatgttatctcagctgttggaaattgagataaattAGATATCTATTTGttgatagattatgaagtagaattttatttcagaattgtttttaaaaccccaaataagtcccgggtcagtttgacccgagggacacgagagggtcccaaagGTGAAGACAAcgcaaagggttaaaaaataccacaaaaatgtaacaattggaccctaaaaacaaactaaaacaaaaaatctaaaatctttgcgctaaactgaaactaaaacaaacaaactgaactacaatgaaataaaaaactaattgaAAATCTTAAACTATTATTAACAACCTTGGGTTGCAgacggcggcagcagcagcagcggtggAGGAGCTCCGCGGGAGGCCGGGGGGTTTCTCGGGGCGTCTACCCAGGAACGAGGCACCTCGGCTGGGTCGGTAGATGGGCACGACCCGCCTCATGTCCTGGTGCTCGGTGCCGGTGAGGGTCCGGACAGGCCTGCGTTTGTTAGCGTCGGCGGCGGGTTTCGTCCCGGCTTGTCGAGTTTTAGAGGAATGATTGGATGTTTTGGTCGATGATTCTTCCTTTTCATTGGTGGAAGAAACCGCTCCTGTGTTCTCATTGGTCGTGAGACAGGAAGCAGTTTTGTTTCTGCTTCCGTCGTCTGCTTCCTCCGTCTGATTGGCCGTCTCTGCAGCGTCCTCCGAGGTGAGAGCCGGCGCGTCATTGGCCGACGGGGGCTCCGCCGGGCGCCAAGCGGGGGACGAGGCAGGATGCGACGGGTCGTCGCAGCGGGACACGGCCACCGGTTGGCTGCTGATGGGCACCGACGCTGGCTTCTCATTGGCCGGCTGATGTGCTGAAGGCGTGCGATTGGTCGATGCTGAAGACGCTTGCTGGTTTCCCGCCCGATTGTCGCTCCTACGCCGATCCTGcttagtgtgtgcgtgtgtgtgtttgtgtgcgttgtCGGCGTGCGTGAGCTCGCCGGCCGCCTCGCACACACCCGTCACGCACCAAACGATGACCTCATCCTCCGGTCCCGCGTCTTCGTCGCTGTGTGACAAAGACGAAGGTGTCCGCTCAGATTCCTTCGTGTTCTGCGCCCTGACGTCCGCtcgctcttcttcttctgccaaATCTGCGGCCGCCGCGTCGTCCCGGGGAGATCCACGGCGGGGAATGGCGTTGCGGCCGGTCACCGCGGCGACGTCGTCGAACCCTTTCAGCTCAGGCACCAGCGTGTGTTTCTCTAGAACTACAAACATGGAGCCCGGCGTCGTACAAGCGACGCGTTTCCCTTCCATCCACTCCCGATCGGCGTGGTCCGTTCGCCCTTTTGACCCCGACAGATTTTCGGGAAGACCCTCGTCggcgttgttgttgttgtggtcgGACGGATGGTTTGAACCAGAGGTCACTGAAACACATCGACCAATCACATCAATCCTGGGCAACGCCAAACACTGACTCTAaccagcacctgtttactggttccacttgttattattatttttaatattatttatttatcattattcTCTGTTTTCAGggctgttcatactgttcatattgtaatactTTTGGGTATTAGTGTAGATATATTAGTGAGTATAtattagtgtatatatattagtgtatatatatttttgtgtataTACTAGTTTGTATATATTAGCTTgtctatatcagtgtgtatatagtagcaagtatatatcagtgtgtatatatcagtgtgtatatataagcaTGTGTATAGATAAGTGTGTACATATTAGCACGTATATATTAGCACTTATGTATTAGTGTGTTTATATAAGCGTGTATATATTAGCCGGTATATATTAGCGCGTATATAGTAGCATGTAGATATTAGTGACTagatattagtgtgtatatattagcgCGTATATATTAGCGCATTTATATTAGTGAGTATATATTAGCGCGTATATAGTAGcgtgtatatatattagtgtgtatatattagtgtgtatatattagcgCGTATATAGTAGCGTGTATATAGTAGcgtgtatatatattagtgtgtatatattagtgtgtatatattagtgtgtatgtgtaaacacattgtgagcaatgatgatccAAAGCTAAactcctcatacctggcaaataaagctgattctgaactGTATTTGTGGGATTGAAGGCTTGATCCTGAGTAGCAGCGTCGCTGAGGTAGGTGGCGGTTGTACGGTTTGCGTTTTGGGTCTTGGGcggcgaggaggaggaggtctGGACCGCCTGGGGCGGCGTGTTTTGGGGGGAGCTGCGTGTCGTGACCCTTCCCGAGAGTCCTGGACGTCTCCGTTGGGGCGAGGCGGACAGAAAGCCCGGCGTAGCGTCTGTGGGGTCGGGCCTCGCCATCCCCAGGAACGTGCTCAGCTCGCGGTCAGCGGCCGTGAATTCGGAGCTGAACGGAGAGTTTCGGGAGCGTCGCGTGCGGCAGTTTGGGCTCAGGAGCTCCGCCGGCAACCCGCCGTCGTCACGGTGAGACGCGGCGGCCGACATGTCCGTCTCGCTGCTGCAGCGCCGCCCGGATGCTACGCCCACCTGGGATAGAAACATAAGGAGCACAAGGAACACAATCAGAAACACAATCAGAAACACAATCAGAAACACAATCAGAAACAAAATCAGAAACAAAATCAGAAACaatcagaaacacaaggaaCACAGTCAGAAACaatcagaaacacaaggaaCACAGTCAGAAACAATCAGAAACACAAtcagaaacagaagaaacacAATCAGAAACAAAATCAGAAACACAGTCAGAAACaatcagaaacacaaggaaCACAGTCAGAAACaatcagaaacacaaggaaCACAGTCAGAAACACAAtcagaaacagaagaaacacAATCAGAAACAAAATCAGAAACACAGTCAGAAACaatcagaaacacaaggaaCACAGTCAGAAACAATCAGAAACACAGTCAGAAACaatcagaaacacaaggaaCACAGTCAGAAACaatcagaaacacaaggaaCACAGTTAGAAACaatcagaaacacaaggaaCACAGTTAGAAACaatcagaaacacaaggaaCAGAGTCAGAAACAATCAGAAACAATCAGAAACACAGTCAGAAACAATCAGAAACACAATCGGAAACAATCAGAAACACAATCAGAAACACAGTCAGAAACAAAATCAGAAACGGGTTAAACGCCCAAATAATAACACTTATGTGGAATTtatctctcttctccttctcaCTGTCACGTCTCACTGTGACTAAAAGCCggggcctatatatatatatatatggtctagacctgttctaCGTGTAAAGCGTCCTGAGATAACTCTCCATTGTCTGgataaatgtatgtgtgtgtgttctctaaCCTCCTCGCCGGCCCACGAGTGTCTCTTCTGCTCCTCCAGCTGCAGCATCCGCCTCCGCCGAGCCGCCTCCTTCACCTCCCGCTCCACGTTCTCCttcagagacacagagggagttttcattattattcagtgtgccgatgtgctgcataagcagcaatcggcacaatgattattattgcccatacttattattcagtgtgccgaggtgctgcaatagcagcactcggcacaatgactattattgcccatacttattattattattattattattattattccgc
This window of the Etheostoma spectabile isolate EspeVRDwgs_2016 unplaced genomic scaffold, UIUC_Espe_1.0 scaffold00007515, whole genome shotgun sequence genome carries:
- the LOC116678474 gene encoding serine/arginine repetitive matrix protein 1-like, whose amino-acid sequence is MKTPSVSLKENVEREVKEAARRRRMLQLEEQKRHSWAGEEVGVASGRRCSSETDMSAAASHRDDGGLPAELLSPNCRTRRSRNSPFSSEFTAADRELSTFLGMARPDPTDATPGFLSASPQRRRPGLSGRVTTRSSPQNTPPQAVQTSSSSPPKTQNANRTTATYLSDAATQDQAFNPTNTVQNQLYLPVTSGSNHPSDHNNNNADEGLPENLSGSKGRTDHADREWMEGKRVACTTPGSMFVVLEKHTLVPELKGFDDVAAVTGRNAIPRRGSPRDDAAAADLAEEEERADVRAQNTKESERTPSSLSHSDEDAGPEDEVIVWCVTGVCEAAGELTHADNAHKHTHAHTKQDRRRSDNRAGNQQASSASTNRTPSAHQPANEKPASVPISSQPVAVSRCDDPSHPASSPAWRPAEPPSANDAPALTSEDAAETANQTEEADDGSRNKTASCLTTNENTGAVSSTNEKEESSTKTSNHSSKTRQAGTKPAADANKRRPVRTLTGTEHQDMRRVVPIYRPSRGASFLGRRPEKPPGLPRSSSTAAAAAAVCNPSLNSASLRRVERPSTAPSSRRSSFQRTPDAKDSTDQRVSAQDQKASARDQNQQDLQRKPSIRRPSVQPRPPPEEKTCRSTLRLLSQDGGTSPSSLRGFARSTASSFFRQTRAPHPPPLSPRPGSDSSSKSSPPRVVTSSPLTRSSSLRERRAAAASRPPDLNLSSSSSLLGGSRGVGASPRRVPPVAPPGGRCRDDRSSRPSWR